In Pieris napi chromosome 8, ilPieNapi1.2, whole genome shotgun sequence, the genomic stretch aaataaataagtatttattaatattatatttattactattttctaatattaattagtgttgatttaaatattcaatttaaatcacttctgactATAATTCagataaaattcgcacttgtataatgaaaacatgtgttttaaatgtagaaactcaaagcatgtggataaatataaatacgcagtgaacagaggcgacgtgcgtgccaacatgcgccactaacttcatactgataattttgtgtcacggtgcgcgcgcatcgtaaaatttcactctcatcaatttttcataacgcgcctaaagaagtataacttcaaaaattaatcactggcgctacaacctctttaggcctcagatttctgaatcagtttcatgatcatttttcctCCAGTGTCTGACacaagccgtcgactttttgggtctaagacatgtacgtccacgatgttttccttcaccggtcgagcgaatgttaataaataattactatataatTAATGATCATTTTAGTGACAGCTTAAGAAATCGTCGACGACTATACTTTCGGACAATATCGCTAAGATTGAGCTAGCAAAAATTAGCTTTATCCAACCAAATACGCGtctataaaaaactttgttttttctaataaaaaaatcatctaaagcaattttaacaattttttatcgtCCTCgcatagaatatttaaaaatctaaattttttaatccTTTCCAGTGTATCCACCGAGACCTCGCAGCCCGTAATGTGCTCGTGTCAGACGACTGTGTGCTAAAGATAGCGGACTTTGGCTTAGCTAAGGACGTGCACAGCAACGACTATTACCGGAAGAAGACTGAGGGCAGATTGCCCGTGCGATGGATGGCGCCCGAGTCCTTGTACCACAAGGTGTTTACTACGCAGACTGATGTGTAAGTAacgaatgtaataataataatccacaGTGCTACAACCCTACATAAAGCTTGGGCTCAGATTGCATCAGTTTCTTtgttatttcatagacaagtctGTCACATTTCGTAGATTTTTGGATTTTCTTAAGAACGATTTAGATGCGcgcatagacagaaagtctattgCTGTACGGGGACCggacctacgacctcaagagTCACACACTAAAgcctctaggccaacactgtttttAGTAACAATTGTAGTAAACATTAATTTCCGCATGGACAtggattaaaatatatttttttagatacttaattttttttaacgctCGACAGTAAGTAATTGGGGCATTCTCTAAGGAATAGtatctaataaaaaagttacttaaaaatatgtctgCCGTATAcagactatttatttatttatttgtatctaTAGTCATCTGAAATACAAATCTTCGTAAAGGggaatatatttctatataaaaccACGTAAGGTATAATCTTTTAGAAAAAAGTATCCTTTTACCGAAAAACGAACTCCGGACTACGGACAATCGTATACAACTTTGATCAagcttattattatagattatttcttgaaataagCAATCTCCATAATATGAATACGCTGCTATTTCAGCTGGTCCTTCGGTGTCCTCCTATGGGAGATAATGACCCTAGGGGGTACCCCATACCCCACAGTGGCGGGGCAATACATGTACCAGCATCTCAGCGCGGGACATCGCATGGAAAAGCCACCATGCTGTAGTCTGGAAATGTGagtatatactaaatatttaaagtcaaTCAAATGGTAAATCAACATTAGGTGTTCAAACTCTACTGAGACTTTCATCgataatattaatgatattaataatattactttatataaagcctcttttctttattaataatattataaatactaatttcTATGGTAAAGAAAATTATCGTAAGGAAATCGTAGTTCCGCTTAATAGATCAATGGGCGGGTCTAGTACAAGTTTAATTGACACGAAAACTATGGCGTTAAtcgaaaatattgaaaatttcgTAAACCTTAgctataagtttaatatcttTGATTATGAATACagtttttcaatcaaattaattacatgtattcatgttttttttcgATTATACCAACCTTCACctgattacatttttataacaccATATTATTTCAGTTACATGTTGATGCGGGAATGCTGGTCATTCTCTCCAGGCGATAGACCGTCTTTCACTGAACTGGTGGAAGACTTGGATAAGATCCTGACGGTGACAGCCAACCAGGAGTATTTAGACCTGGGACTTCCGCAACTTGACACTCCACCTTCCAGTTATGACGGCTCCGGAGACGAAAGTGACAGTGAATttccatttattaaataacattaaatgtaTGTGAAATATTCTTATTGCGAATtcgataaaaatgtttaatatatatacttaaattatatatataaaaataataatgtagaaaaaatattataattataccaTCGGTAGACGTTGACAAGTCTTAAAAGAACAAGACTATTATATCTATAGATATACGGCCCGTAGCAAAAACgacttgttgaaaaaaaacggttgtctgtaaagtcggttttctgacgatagttgaacgtgacaacatcacgaatcgctcactcaagtaggagagagacagatgtcgaacgctgaagagcgcggagtccgattgtgcctctctgtcgcttcgcgctctcgcttgcacttcaagccttaaatgcaACGCCTcagagtcatgttttttcgtgcgtgcagccggctccatcgaattataagacgctgtcacgtcaaaaacgtgacgtttaataaattttgattgcAGAGGTTTTACCACAATCTTACTTTTCAACGTTAATTTAGATTATTCagtattaaatatagtttgtaCGATTATTGAATCAAAGCCCACCTCTctaataaactcaaaattaaatcaatggcCTAACGTATCAATTAGTGCGATAGCTATTTGAGGTTTatacgtttttaaataatctctTAGCACAAGTTAAGTTTGCACAAAGCAAACCTCGTCGATCGCATATCGAAATGattactaaatttatttatttaccaaaATATTCTTGTAAATATAGCGTAGTGTAAATATTACCAAAGTTGGTCTGTTGTATCTTTATAGTTACTTTAAGTATTTCGGTCAATATCCTACTTCTAATGTACATGAAAATCCACAAATTATTTTCGCACTTTCTACAATTCTGTCTTcaatttacattattcataaaactaaATCACTCTAAATGTACTCTTAACTAAGTTCTGCATTTTCATTagcgtaaataaattttgacgaGATGAATCAAAAAAGTTCTTTATTCAACAACTTTTACTAAATAAGGGCGTAAAATGAACCTAAATCTGTTTTGCCTGGAAATGAGCTTATCCGAATTTTAGGCCAAATTGCTCTCGGaaatttgtatattgtttctgttttatgcgcatatatgaaaaaattgtCCTGTCGAGATCGGAaacatcttttaaaaaaattcggcgtattttaaaataaaaccccCAAAAAATTGTTGACCGAAGGATATCGCTTAGTAGTATTAACGTCAATTGCAATCAACAAATTCTTTTTCAAGTATttcttgtattatttattttgaataaaatattccaAGAATCCATACACCATGACTTagattaacatttattaagtatCTTGTTCACGTGTTCAGTATAATTTAGACAGTATATTGGACTGAGTTTCAACATATTATTCTAGTCTGTCATAATAACAATCATGTAATGcattttaaaaccaaattatatttgtacttAATTAGTTTAAGGTTTATTGTACTCGTAGATCCatacatttgtaaatatttcaagTAATTTAGGTATagttacatattttgttataaatatataagtttatttgtgaatttatttttaattttagaaatatatattaaataacggaaataatattataatatgaagTAAGAGGACCTAGTTGTATACCTTGTGGTACATAACCTTAACGTGGTAAGTGCAAAAACTGAAAAGAGATCTTAGAGCCGGTTTGTCGCTAAGACTAGTCTAGGGTTCTTCCTTTGGGTTAGAGATTCATGGACATTCggaaatattgtataatatcgTGAATAtcgaaactttttaaataattgattttttttttattataattattgtaaaccttTGCTTTTTGCATGTAACACAAAGGTAtgaatttaagtttattatgaaacaaaagttttagtcGTTGGATTATAATCCTCCGGTTTTCTTTCGATCGATTGAAAATAGGTCCATCCCAATATCGCTAAAAGTGGAAGTTTTAATTTCTGTCGAACGTTAAGCTTTATTATAACGCGTTAAGTTTTTGGTAATTAGACAAAAGCTGTACAGTTcgtatagtaaaaaaatcatggttttattttttaagttagaCCAATACTCTGTTAGATGTATACGGACTTTTAACAAATTCAgacaaagtattaataaatatcgaaATAACTCACAggatactatttatttttaatcgtaAAGATTTCAAGGAAATGTATagattaaatgaataatatagttttctatataattaatatgttctTCAATACAACACGCACGATGActgtaagtaaataattatacctatattaacatattgtaaatattagatATTCTAAGTTTGCATGTTTGATGTTCGTCTAAACGCTAATATcgaattgtcaaaaaatatttattgtcatGCGAGAAATGAAATTTACTGTCTACTGTGTTGGCAACAAGTTATTTGCaaattgtttgtatatttgttcgattatattatatgtatgaatTATCTTGTGTTGTATGACTGTGAATAAAATCAGTACGACATCTatacttgtttattattttagtctaaaggtattttatttatggaatcaaaccatattaaaaaaacagaaaaaacatcTATTTAGAATATTCTGAAGTGGTACTTTCCGGGAATTTCCTTTTTGATGAGTCGAACTGGTCCCGTGGAAACAAGACCGTAACACGGGTGGATTTTTGATATAAgtacaaagtaaaaaaaatcataatggattttttataattctggGATATAGGAGATACATTTTCACAATAGTACcagtaaaatgtaattaaataaaaaccctatattcccatacaaacaAATTGAGATGAAACTAGTAGATAAATTTAACACCATTCCAAACTCAATTTTACCAGACGACGCGACGGTCAAAAATGGTAACGCCGCGCGATAACAAATCCAGATTAATAGGGCGATTGTTTACTTTTAGATGTTCaagtaaatcaaataaatcttAACTATATACCCAATGTGTACCGTGTCggcaataacaataaaaatatcgtaTCAATTCTTtagtaaattgtttttaaataaaaacaagttacaggaaaagaatatttacaatacaaaTTCATGTTTCTAAATAGGTACATACAATATGTATCGCGCAAATTTCCTAGAATTAGCGATTTAAATGTATCTTTGTAGTAAATGAAATAGGTTCACGTTTCATCATACATTCAAATTGGGTCATCCACGTTATTAAACTTAATGTAAAAACTATACGTAGcagcatataatttttttatctttacacAAAAGATAGTAACATTCCtagatgtaaaattatttatttatcatacaacatttatgtatatattttaaatgttgctAATTCCCGATAGTTTATAAGTACGGATATACTTTGTAACTTTTTTGACAATATTATTGCATCTATATTTTCCAGCCCCACTGGTGTTCCACAATACACCTTTTACCTTCTGCCAATAGAATAAGACTTCTGACTTCAATAGAATtcaataacttttattatttaacgaaatataTTGGCtaggtattacttattattctaCTAAGGCAAagtattataagtttattataacaattattgtagTAGTTAGTTGTTACCTCGCTCATTTGGATGTAATAATTTACTAGGCGCATATTTCTGGGTTTGTCATATATtctgctcctatttcaccatgcctcctgctgatagaggacaactctttgtttttaatttatgttattattattatttacttaagatgtcatgtggaacatagtTTAacggttgcagctccttacaaacgttgtgtaaaaagaaaaacatggcgattaaagagtggcggagagtttattgccagttctgctcttccgttctacgcccttgatttgagaactggcactaaatgtaaaattagaagcattaatatgtatttctttactgacaagtcataagtgtacaatgtgttacccctatgattaaatgatttttgaattttatttcgaaatagttataaattacaacaacaattataaatatcttaactGGTCTTAGTATTAtgatgatattattttaatatagctgattgtgcgtttttttatgattaataaaTCTGAATGTACCTACCACGTTCTTTACAAAtgaacgatttatttatttacttagtcTATTTTGCTATAGCCTACTCTATAAACGAAATCTATATTTGCTCATACGAAGGATATCATCGTGACCAAACCACGACAATATCCATGGgtatatcatttaacatcaggcgagcctcctgcccgtttacccCGTTATATAAAAAGTCTGATCACCTAACGATAAAAAAATCTCAGGCCAGACGGTTGCTTTTCATTGTTTCTTTTCTGGATTTGCTCCTTATAAGTCAtgcacaataaaaaaaaaacagtttgaaattgataattttgttatatatttgtttacaaaatttaatacataataaatttgaatcgaGTTAatcacaaattattatattgaccTCGCATTAcagataaaaaacaaaaacattacacagttattacacttaaattacaatataaaaatacattcctTTGTTACAAATATTAGTTATCACAAGTTTTAATAATGAGgaaccaaaaataaaaagataaagtCAAGCATATTCAAAGCGCTTAGCACTGCATAACTATACATATTATTCTTATGACATATTGTTTGTAatgttgtaatataaaatttataattaattaatttttacataactttttttaCGAAGGGACATagaattactttattttttatttgactatTGTGTTAATTAATAGTCTGAATGacttttgattaaatttagtACGAAAACCAGAAAACATTGATACCATATCATTTCACACATTATGCAAACTTTTGAGAAATAATAGATTAACAGCTGCATAAGCTATATAGGCAACATTTCCCATTCTTATTTAAATGCTCCCTAGAGTCAAGAACTTTGTTTGGTTTGTAATTGGTTGAATTAGCAAAATCTTAAGATTAAGTTCAGCTTTCAGCTAGTTAATACAATAGCCAATTACTATAAtctctttataaataacaaaccatattttaataattaacacaaaaTTTCTATTCTaacataatacttaatattttggcatacaaaaaataactaaattttatgTCCAAGTTtccatataataaaaagtgttcGGTCATTTGTCCAACGAGTcaagattattaatttttattaattgaaattatgtgtaataattttctattacaCAAAAGATGTCACATATAAAcagtagaaaatatattaggtaccttattgttgtttaaacaattgaatcaTAAATTGATTATTGCTCtatgaaaaagtatttttatttgatattgtCATGTCATATGTCAAACGTTATTATCAAACTATTGCTAGGAACAATGAATATTATGAAACTTATGATGACAGAGCTATGCTcaactaaaacaatttaaaagaaaacatggTCGCAACACACGCTAATAATTTGAGTTTATTATACATTGCGTGGGATCTTTTCTACCTTAAAACTTACACTAATGTCGTTATGTTGATTtgattaaactatattttgatttggtacataattaaaacttagtCATAATATTCGTTCTAATTGTCACATTTACAATGCCTTCAAAATCCCAAAAACATCTAGAAGCCGAGATAAGAAATGCTAAGTTAACTAAAGACAAATTGACGTTTGATATAACGTGGAGAAGTGGTTCTTTCAGAAAAAGTAggaaaatttactatttaaaatttatatgctACGAGCAACCAGCACTTCGAGCATCAGCAAAAAATACTTATCATTACACCACGTTCAAACattaaatcaaacaaaatcACATGTTGACACAACGCAATTTCTTATCAGGAATTCTAGAAGCGAATTGGAAACTTGAAACCTTTTCTTCTTCCTGACTTGGTTCTTCTTTCTCTTGACTTGGGCCTACTCTATTATCAAACATAAGAGTCTGAAGGCATATCTTCATATCACAGGCGAATTTCCTAACTAATCTTTCTAAGGAGAAAAGATGTTCATCTAGCGCTTCAGGTACCTCTTCTCTCATGAAATCAGCTAGACGTAAGAGGTATTCAACATTAGACCCGGAAGCACCTCGGCACTCTAAGATTTGTTTAGCTATGTCTGGAAGAGGAGCTGCGCCAAGCCAGTGTCGGTTCTCCGGCACTGCTATATAAAGAACAGCGTCTTTCTGGCTTGCACTATGTGGGAAACTTGAACTATTTAGGTGATTTGAACTATGTGGGTGGTTTGTTGGAAAGTACAGGGACTTCGGATGAAAGTGTACCGTGTAGGTTCTGTAGCCTCCCAACTGACATTCTCTATTGGTGAGGTATGGTAGAGCGGTATGGTCATCCGCTGCTACAAGAAATGCTTTGCCCCAAGTGACACCCtgaaacaataaacatttattgattaaacccaggaatgttttatttttgaagttgttGTATCCAGTATTTTTTCCTCAGACTTTTTCTGAGATCTCCATCTCCATTATTTACCTACTTGAGGAATGCAAGTAAAATCAACGACAACAAAATGGAACTTAGTTAAGGTACAGGAAAGTCGTAAGTCCACGCAAAGTCAGAGTAATAATTGTTCTTATAgcttttattaatgttaattaattataagttataacatttgtttaatCGGGCGAGAACCATGAACTAAACACGAGTTAATTCATGGCTTAACGACCTATAGATAAGATTAAACAAGAATTAATGGTGCAGATTGTAATCGATTAGTTTATCATTTTTATGTTACAtgctaataataatgattgtgAAAATTGCAAGTCTTCTTGTTATATCTAAGTGCTTGTTCACGTTGGAAAACGCGGGCGCGGCGGCGGGTGCGGGCGCGGAGAATTACTTAGACCGCACGTGCATTTCGTATGTGAACACTTGGATATTACGCCATATGTTTGATATATCGTGACCGCGCCCGCCACCGCGCCCGCGAGTCAACGTGAATAAGCTCTAAGAATCAAAGACATCAGACAAGAGTACGCtagatattttgtaattaggAACGACAACACGATTCAACGAAACGAAACATTGTTATGAATTTTTAGAGTACCTTAGATAACCAGCCAAATATCTGACGTAGAATTGTTTTGTCTTGACGTCAATGTTTGCGATTTCAATTGGCTTTTGACATCAAAGTGATAGAGCGAAAAACAAACGTTGGTAGCAAAACAACAAGTACCTTATATTTTCGAAACGATAATTGAACCAAgaattatgataatttttattaatatagtatactaaatatgtttatagaaaatattaaaaaatatgactaCAGTCGAAACCGATTATAACGACATAGTTTACAACGACCGATCGGTAATTACAGTCAGATTGTAAAGTCCCGCCCGAACCtctagtaaactattcagcAAACATACCGCCtataacaacatcggatacagcgacatatcgTTTACAACGACAAAACtttatcgatattcatcgaatataacgaccaaccgcttcttGTGCCAACAAAACAATACGGACGATATTTAGGCGCGtattattacctacgcacTTTCTCCCACCTCATCCGAACCTCTTCCCGGCCATTTGACCTTGCATATTTTACACCAATTATTTAGTTCGCTAAATGACTGCGTGAGCGACACAATCATAACACTAACGAAAACGAAGACCAGCAAGACCCTGAAGAACAGTTTCAGCCAACAACAATTTCCGAGCCTCTTAACGCTATAATCGTTTTGcaaaaatttgttgcctttAATGACTTTAATGCTGATGATACTCTTACCTTGCGGAGTATGAAACGTagaatgcaaaaaatatttgagactgggCTAAAATGACTGATTACTTTAAACACTAGGGTAGTCTTTAACCCGTATTTAATTACGTAcg encodes the following:
- the LOC125051697 gene encoding putative glutathione-specific gamma-glutamylcyclotransferase 2, translating into MEYFDNTSERDSQNFLPAQFREKNEGIVNDRPKFKEPFWIFGYGSLCWNPGFEYQQSVTGYVKGFSRRFWQGNTTHRGTDSKPGRVATLVEDREGVTWGKAFLVAADDHTALPYLTNRECQLGGYRTYTVHFHPKSLYFPTNHPHSSNHLNSSSFPHSASQKDAVLYIAVPENRHWLGAAPLPDIAKQILECRGASGSNVEYLLRLADFMREEVPEALDEHLFSLERLVRKFACDMKICLQTLMFDNRVGPSQEKEEPSQEEEKVSSFQFASRIPDKKLRCVNM